Proteins found in one Sphingomonas sp. SORGH_AS_0879 genomic segment:
- a CDS encoding IS5 family transposase yields the protein MSDSLCGQEGMVMVEQRSLVEALMDPRLGSNAKLSGIERLIDWSRLEPLVSPLRQGRTGRPPYAPLAMVKALYLQALYDLSDPGLEEALLDRLSFRRFCGFALDGGTPDETTLCRFRAAAAAGDVLERCFAEINRQLDAQGLVLRRGTILDASVVKATRKPPRGDGIAPGDPHPQEPGADWTRKDGKPVFGYRFHIGMDEGSGLIRKLAFTSARVQDVERADALVCGDEGAVYADRAYEGQARRKALKAAGIKDRIMHRRHRYMPKLPRWQARRNHLIARRRAPVEAVFSAMKRLYGKARTRCLSIERNAADFLAFATIYNLRRAAILAAG from the coding sequence TTGAGTGATTCACTGTGCGGGCAGGAGGGCATGGTGATGGTCGAGCAGCGATCGCTGGTGGAAGCGTTGATGGATCCGCGCTTGGGATCGAATGCGAAGCTGTCGGGGATCGAGCGGCTGATCGACTGGAGCCGGCTGGAGCCGCTGGTGTCGCCGCTGCGGCAGGGTCGGACGGGTCGACCGCCCTATGCGCCGCTGGCGATGGTCAAGGCGCTGTATCTGCAGGCGTTGTATGATCTGTCGGACCCCGGGCTGGAGGAGGCGCTGCTCGACCGGCTGTCGTTCCGGCGGTTCTGCGGCTTTGCGCTGGATGGCGGCACGCCGGACGAGACGACGCTGTGCCGGTTTCGCGCGGCTGCGGCGGCGGGGGACGTGCTGGAGCGCTGCTTTGCCGAGATCAACCGGCAGCTGGATGCGCAGGGGCTGGTGCTGCGGCGGGGGACGATCCTTGATGCCTCGGTGGTCAAGGCGACCCGCAAGCCCCCGCGCGGGGACGGGATCGCGCCGGGTGATCCGCACCCCCAGGAGCCGGGTGCCGACTGGACGCGCAAGGACGGCAAGCCGGTGTTCGGCTACCGCTTCCATATCGGCATGGACGAGGGCTCGGGCCTGATCCGCAAGCTGGCCTTCACCTCGGCCAGGGTCCAGGATGTCGAACGGGCCGACGCGCTGGTCTGCGGCGACGAAGGCGCGGTCTATGCCGACCGGGCCTATGAGGGCCAGGCGCGTCGCAAGGCCCTGAAGGCGGCCGGGATCAAGGATCGCATCATGCATCGCCGGCACCGCTACATGCCAAAGCTGCCGCGCTGGCAGGCCCGGCGCAACCACCTCATCGCCAGACGGCGCGCCCCTGTCGAGGCGGTCTTCAGCGCCATGAAGCGCCTCTACGGCAAGGCGCGCACCAGATGCCTGTCGATCGAGCGGAACGCCGCAGACTTCCTCGCCTTTGCCACCATCTACAATCTCAGACGCGCCGCCATCCTTGCCGCTGGCTGA
- a CDS encoding VapE domain-containing protein, with product MKPDSSAEDARQTKADGSWSADDPDRPFYDRTTKVVDIFDYHHEGGRYSCSKIKGLRSDGEKVFLTGRLRGGNDLQIEKQEWPDQFYRFEGLTDYMKGKGDEPDLPFRLHDLTREKAARPDEPIIVLEGEKDANTAWAQGFIATSNPDGAMKWRDHFNTHFEGRHVVVVADNDEKGRKHATAVARSLVPVAASVKIIDLPGLGRNGDFTDWIEAGNDRDKFQALIAATRAERDFARDDDRKPLNIPSNVRLSLKLMGTAVRYNNFADRYEVEGLAGFGSLLDDAALNRMRLQAEERYRLAVGKDRWHDIVTDTARRRSYHPVRDMLDGLIWDGVDRLDEWLVTYAGAEDSEYVRAVGAICLIAGVRRVRVPGCKFDEMLVLEGEQGGNKSSGLATLAGREDWFADDLPLDADSKVLMERTAGRWIVELAELKGLRRGAVEHVKSMLSRQVDKARLAYGRMTTEQPRQCVFFGTTNDGQYLRDMTGNRRFWPVAVKRFDLAALRRDRDQLWAEAAAREAAGASIRLPEELWAVAGAHQAGREIGDPFHDLLSERLDGWEGKVRANDVWEALGLGEVGRRTQDDNVRLSAAMQKLGWRRPKSKVRFDGRPQLAWVKGGDCDGVGAFDEVPRAVVLGLDAHGDDGRPM from the coding sequence ATGAAGCCCGATTCTTCTGCCGAAGATGCACGTCAGACGAAAGCTGACGGCTCTTGGTCAGCCGACGATCCTGACCGGCCATTCTATGATCGCACGACCAAGGTGGTCGACATTTTCGACTACCACCATGAAGGCGGTCGATACTCCTGCTCCAAGATTAAGGGGCTGCGAAGTGACGGTGAGAAGGTCTTTCTCACCGGTCGGCTTCGCGGCGGCAATGATCTTCAAATCGAGAAGCAGGAATGGCCCGATCAGTTTTATCGTTTCGAGGGCCTGACCGATTACATGAAGGGCAAGGGTGATGAACCCGACTTGCCGTTCCGGTTGCATGATCTGACTCGCGAGAAAGCGGCGCGCCCGGATGAGCCGATCATCGTGCTCGAAGGCGAGAAGGACGCGAACACAGCGTGGGCGCAGGGGTTCATAGCCACTTCTAATCCAGACGGCGCGATGAAGTGGCGCGATCATTTCAACACGCATTTTGAGGGCCGTCACGTCGTTGTCGTCGCAGACAATGACGAAAAGGGACGGAAGCACGCCACCGCCGTTGCGCGATCTTTGGTGCCGGTCGCGGCCTCTGTGAAGATCATCGACCTTCCAGGCTTAGGGAGAAATGGCGACTTCACCGACTGGATCGAAGCAGGCAACGACCGTGACAAATTCCAAGCCCTGATCGCCGCGACGCGGGCGGAGCGTGACTTTGCGCGGGATGACGACCGCAAGCCGCTCAATATTCCCAGCAACGTGCGTCTGTCGCTCAAGCTGATGGGAACCGCCGTCCGGTACAATAACTTCGCTGACAGGTATGAAGTTGAGGGGCTGGCTGGTTTCGGTTCGCTACTAGACGACGCCGCACTCAACCGGATGCGACTGCAAGCGGAGGAACGCTACCGGCTCGCTGTAGGCAAAGATCGCTGGCACGACATCGTGACCGATACCGCCCGCCGCCGGTCTTATCACCCCGTGCGCGACATGCTCGACGGCTTGATATGGGACGGCGTTGACCGGCTCGATGAGTGGCTGGTGACGTATGCCGGGGCCGAGGACAGCGAGTATGTGCGGGCTGTTGGCGCTATCTGCCTCATCGCGGGCGTCCGCCGGGTCCGCGTGCCGGGGTGCAAGTTCGATGAGATGCTGGTCCTTGAAGGCGAGCAGGGCGGAAACAAAAGCAGCGGCCTAGCCACGCTGGCGGGCCGCGAGGACTGGTTTGCCGACGACCTCCCGCTGGACGCCGATAGCAAGGTGTTGATGGAGCGAACGGCGGGCCGGTGGATCGTTGAGCTTGCCGAGTTGAAGGGCTTGAGACGCGGTGCTGTCGAGCACGTCAAGTCGATGCTTAGCCGCCAAGTCGATAAGGCGCGTCTCGCTTACGGGCGCATGACGACGGAACAGCCGCGCCAGTGCGTGTTCTTCGGCACCACCAACGACGGCCAGTATCTCCGCGACATGACCGGCAATCGGCGGTTCTGGCCTGTAGCGGTCAAGCGGTTCGATCTGGCGGCGCTGCGCCGGGATCGAGACCAACTTTGGGCGGAGGCAGCGGCGAGGGAAGCCGCTGGTGCGAGCATTCGCCTGCCGGAAGAATTGTGGGCGGTGGCCGGGGCGCATCAAGCAGGCCGTGAGATCGGTGACCCATTCCACGATCTTCTGTCCGAACGTCTAGACGGCTGGGAGGGCAAGGTTCGCGCCAACGACGTGTGGGAAGCCTTGGGCTTGGGGGAGGTCGGGCGCCGGACGCAGGACGATAATGTGCGCCTCAGCGCCGCCATGCAGAAGCTCGGTTGGCGGCGTCCCAAATCGAAGGTTCGCTTCGATGGGCGTCCGCAACTCGCATGGGTGAAGGGCGGCGATTGTGATGGTGTCGGGGCTTTCGATGAGGTGCCGCGCGCAGTGGTGCTTGGTCTGGACGCGCATGGCGACGACGGGAGGCCGATGTGA
- a CDS encoding integrase arm-type DNA-binding domain-containing protein: MGKLSAKRIKGLTEKGRYGDGDNLYLCVGSGGRKSWALLYTISGQNRQMGLGPLDDEFGLTEARDRAAELRRMIRRGVDPLAEKHAERAKAAPTVVTFREVAEDCIAALLPGWTNGKSEGQWRQSLTAYAYPVMGNMDVAAITTDEVYRVLEPIWATKPETAGRVRARIEKVLDRATARKLRTGDNPARLKGNLDHLLDSSAKRLAMRMVE; encoded by the coding sequence ATGGGAAAGCTCAGCGCGAAGCGGATCAAAGGTCTGACCGAAAAGGGGCGGTACGGGGACGGGGACAACTTGTACCTCTGTGTTGGGAGTGGCGGGCGCAAGTCTTGGGCGTTGCTCTACACGATCTCCGGTCAGAACCGTCAGATGGGCCTTGGCCCGCTCGATGACGAATTTGGACTTACGGAGGCGCGCGACCGCGCCGCTGAACTCCGCCGGATGATCCGCCGGGGCGTCGATCCACTGGCCGAGAAGCATGCAGAGCGGGCGAAGGCAGCGCCGACCGTCGTTACCTTCCGCGAGGTCGCTGAGGACTGCATCGCGGCCCTCCTGCCGGGGTGGACGAACGGTAAGAGCGAAGGCCAATGGCGGCAGTCGCTGACGGCATACGCCTATCCCGTCATGGGCAATATGGACGTAGCCGCGATCACGACCGACGAAGTGTATCGGGTGTTGGAGCCGATTTGGGCAACAAAACCGGAGACGGCGGGCCGGGTGCGCGCTCGCATCGAGAAGGTGTTGGATCGGGCAACCGCTCGCAAGCTCCGCACCGGCGACAATCCCGCCCGTCTTAAGGGCAACCTCGACCACCTGTTGGATTCCTCTGCGAAACGGCTGGCAATGAGGATGGTTGAGTGA
- a CDS encoding EipA family protein, translating into MRFVCLGLSVLGGLSMVTAAPVAAQVRTIDPNQGIDSDLGTQPSRPAPRSTPTQDDAPAPSAPPVQQQPPVTATPPATTPETRATQTTQAADTFERDDLLAAGEGVFGKGAEGLAGMIERILREQGRPNAYIAGREASGAFVVGLRYGSGIMTHKVEGQMPVYWTGPSLGFDIGGDANKVFVLVYNLYDTEELFHRFPAAEGRLYFVGGFAATYLRRGNVVLIPVRLGVGWRAGVNVGYMNFTHKARWLPF; encoded by the coding sequence ATGCGTTTCGTCTGTCTGGGTCTGTCGGTGCTGGGCGGCCTATCCATGGTCACCGCCGCGCCCGTCGCCGCACAGGTCCGCACCATCGACCCGAATCAGGGCATCGACAGCGACCTCGGCACCCAGCCCTCGCGCCCCGCCCCGCGCAGTACGCCCACGCAGGACGACGCGCCCGCCCCGTCCGCTCCACCGGTGCAGCAGCAGCCCCCCGTCACCGCCACGCCGCCCGCGACCACGCCGGAAACCCGCGCGACGCAGACGACCCAGGCCGCCGACACGTTCGAGCGCGACGATCTGCTCGCGGCGGGTGAAGGCGTGTTCGGCAAGGGTGCGGAAGGGCTGGCGGGGATGATCGAGCGGATCCTGCGCGAACAGGGTCGCCCCAACGCCTATATCGCCGGGCGCGAGGCGTCGGGCGCGTTCGTGGTCGGGCTGCGCTACGGCTCGGGGATCATGACCCACAAGGTCGAAGGGCAGATGCCGGTCTATTGGACCGGACCGTCCCTGGGTTTCGACATCGGCGGCGATGCGAACAAGGTGTTCGTGCTGGTCTATAATCTCTACGACACCGAGGAACTGTTCCACCGCTTTCCGGCGGCCGAGGGGCGGCTCTATTTCGTCGGCGGGTTCGCCGCGACCTATTTGCGGCGCGGCAATGTCGTGCTGATCCCGGTGCGACTGGGCGTCGGCTGGCGCGCGGGGGTGAATGTGGGGTATATGAACTTCACCCATAAGGCGCGGTGGTTGCCGTTCTGA
- a CDS encoding AlpA family transcriptional regulator: MTAKYVLSPAELREQLGLSRNAIERLIENGDLKPPILLSPRRKAHLTSDVEAFLASRAALRDASDNPAHPCA; the protein is encoded by the coding sequence ATGACTGCCAAGTACGTTTTGTCCCCCGCCGAACTGCGCGAGCAGCTTGGCCTATCGCGCAATGCCATTGAACGGCTGATCGAGAACGGCGACTTGAAGCCGCCCATTCTTCTGTCGCCCCGCCGCAAAGCGCACCTGACGAGCGACGTGGAAGCGTTCCTCGCTTCCCGCGCCGCTCTGCGCGACGCCAGCGACAATCCCGCCCACCCCTGCGCCTGA
- a CDS encoding dihydroorotase, with protein MTFDLLLSGGTVHTPGGPVRADVGVRDGRIVEIGAFGGAHGGDAGRVIDCTGLDILPGVIDSQVHFREPGLMHKEDLASGSRAAVMGGVTAVFEMPNTKPNTDSADAITDKLTRARTMYCDHAFYVGATNHNARDLAELERMPGTAGVKIFMGASTGDLLVSEDARLAEVLASGHRRVAIHAEDEDRMNARTGERVEGDPSSHPVWRDDESALLATRRILRLAREAKRRIHILHVTTPAELEYIAQHKDIATCEVTPQHLTLAGEEAYPRLGTLAQMNPPIRSGAHRDGLWHWLNQGVPDVIGSDHAPHTLEEKAKPYPGSPSGMPGVQTLLPLLLDHAAHGRLSLQRVIELTSAGAQRIFGIVGKGRIVAGYDADFTIVDLKKRWTIEDRWLQSKCGWSPFTGMELTGKPIGTIVRGQVAMWEDQLADAPTGQPIRFEAVDFG; from the coding sequence ATGACCTTCGATCTGCTTCTCTCCGGCGGCACCGTTCACACGCCCGGCGGCCCGGTCCGCGCCGATGTCGGCGTTCGCGACGGCCGGATCGTGGAGATCGGCGCGTTCGGGGGTGCCCATGGCGGCGATGCGGGTCGGGTGATCGACTGTACCGGGCTGGACATCCTGCCCGGCGTGATCGACAGCCAGGTTCACTTCCGCGAACCCGGCCTGATGCACAAGGAAGACCTGGCCAGCGGCAGCCGCGCGGCGGTGATGGGTGGCGTCACCGCCGTCTTCGAAATGCCCAATACCAAGCCGAACACGGACTCGGCCGACGCGATCACCGACAAGCTGACCCGCGCCAGGACCATGTATTGCGACCATGCCTTTTATGTCGGCGCGACCAACCACAATGCCCGCGACCTGGCCGAACTGGAGCGGATGCCCGGCACGGCGGGGGTGAAGATCTTCATGGGCGCGTCGACCGGCGACCTCTTGGTGTCGGAGGATGCGCGGCTGGCCGAGGTGCTCGCCTCGGGCCATCGCCGCGTCGCGATCCATGCCGAGGACGAGGACCGGATGAACGCGCGCACGGGTGAGCGGGTGGAGGGCGATCCCTCCTCGCATCCCGTCTGGCGCGATGACGAGAGTGCGTTGCTCGCCACTCGCCGCATCCTGCGCCTGGCGCGCGAGGCCAAGCGCCGCATCCACATCCTGCACGTCACCACCCCGGCCGAACTGGAATATATCGCGCAGCACAAGGACATCGCGACCTGCGAGGTGACGCCGCAGCATCTGACCCTGGCGGGCGAGGAGGCCTATCCGCGTCTCGGCACGCTGGCGCAGATGAACCCGCCGATCCGATCGGGCGCGCATCGCGACGGGCTGTGGCATTGGCTCAACCAGGGCGTGCCCGACGTGATCGGCTCGGATCACGCGCCGCACACGCTGGAGGAAAAGGCCAAGCCCTATCCGGGCAGCCCCAGCGGCATGCCGGGCGTGCAGACCCTGCTGCCGCTGCTGCTCGATCATGCCGCCCATGGCCGACTGTCGCTCCAGCGGGTGATCGAGCTGACCAGCGCGGGGGCGCAGCGCATCTTTGGCATCGTCGGCAAGGGGCGGATCGTGGCGGGCTATGACGCCGACTTCACCATCGTCGACCTGAAGAAGCGCTGGACGATCGAGGACCGGTGGCTTCAGTCGAAGTGCGGCTGGTCGCCCTTCACCGGCATGGAACTGACCGGCAAGCCGATCGGCACCATCGTGCGCGGCCAGGTGGCGATGTGGGAAGACCAGTTGGCCGACGCGCCGACCGGTCAGCCGATCCGCTTCGAAGCGGTCGACTTCGGATGA
- a CDS encoding site-specific integrase, giving the protein MAKQSKVKRVKSHAALPYAEVSSFMAEVRKREGVAARAFEFAILTAARTNEALGATWSEIDLDAAVWTIPADRMKARRDHRVPLSDAAVALLRSMPRDQGSDFVFISPMAKGKPLSNMALLATLKRMDRTDLTAHGFRSTFRDWAAETTAYPDAVVEMALAHAISNAVEAAYRRGDLFEKRKRLMADWAGYCESGSQRTAEVVPIRA; this is encoded by the coding sequence TTGGCGAAGCAATCGAAGGTGAAGCGGGTGAAGTCGCACGCCGCGCTGCCATATGCCGAAGTGTCGAGCTTCATGGCCGAGGTGCGGAAGCGGGAGGGTGTCGCCGCCCGTGCTTTTGAGTTCGCCATCCTGACCGCCGCCCGCACGAACGAGGCGCTGGGCGCGACGTGGAGCGAAATTGACCTCGACGCCGCTGTGTGGACGATCCCCGCCGACCGTATGAAGGCCCGCCGCGACCATCGAGTGCCGTTGAGCGATGCGGCGGTTGCGCTCCTGCGCTCGATGCCGCGCGATCAGGGCAGCGACTTCGTGTTCATCAGTCCGATGGCGAAGGGCAAGCCGCTCAGCAACATGGCCTTGCTCGCCACCCTCAAGCGCATGGATCGCACCGACCTGACCGCCCACGGCTTTCGGTCCACGTTCCGCGACTGGGCGGCTGAGACGACGGCATACCCCGACGCCGTGGTTGAGATGGCCCTCGCCCACGCGATCAGCAATGCAGTGGAGGCGGCATACCGACGGGGCGACTTGTTCGAGAAGCGCAAGCGGTTGATGGCCGATTGGGCTGGGTACTGCGAATCAGGCAGCCAGCGAACGGCGGAAGTGGTGCCGATCCGCGCTTGA